TCGGCTCTATGTCGATCGTGCGGGTCAAGCTGGCGGGCGGCAAGGGCACCGAAGAAGCCCGCATCAAGTTCGACAAGCGCCTGCGCGACATCATCGAGGCAACCGATGGGTCGCTCTACGTGATTGAGGACGGTGCCAACGGCAGGCTGCTGCAGCTGACGCCTGCGAAGTAAGTATCCTCCCCTGCAAGGGGAGGGGGACCACCCACCGGGTGGTGGAGGGGCACTCTGGGTTAGCGCTGCGCTGGCACGTGGGTGCCCCTCCACCATGCTCCGCATGGTCCCCCTCCCCGTTCTGGGGAGGATTTCCTCATTGCCATCACTCCCCGCGAACCCTATCGGCGCGCGCCTTATGGCCGACCTTGCGCTCTCCACCCTGATTCCCCTCGATCAGGTCGATCCGACCCTGGTGGAAGACGTGCTCGACCGCGCTTTCGGACCAGGCCGCCACGAGCGCACCGCCTACAAGATCCGTGAGGGCACCGACTGGCTCCCGGCGTTGAGTTTCGCCGCACTCGACGCCGAGGAGTATCTCGTCGGTACGATCCAGGCCTGGCCAGTCGCGCTCAATGACCCGCAAGGCCGCCCTCACCCCCTGATCATGGTCGGCCCGGTGGCAATCACGCCCGAGCGCCAGGACCAGGGCTTCGGCCGCGCGCTGATGGCCGCGCAAGCCGCCGCGATCGACCCCGCCGCCC
Above is a genomic segment from Altererythrobacter sp. Root672 containing:
- a CDS encoding GNAT family N-acetyltransferase, which codes for MADLALSTLIPLDQVDPTLVEDVLDRAFGPGRHERTAYKIREGTDWLPALSFAALDAEEYLVGTIQAWPVALNDPQGRPHPLIMVGPVAITPERQDQGFGRALMAAQAAAIDPAAPIPQVLIGDAPYYGRFGFTEAPRGWKCPGPWDPARLLIRGAAPATLPPAGMLGPWLS